In a genomic window of Sarcophilus harrisii chromosome 4, mSarHar1.11, whole genome shotgun sequence:
- the LOC100914732 gene encoding protein eyes shut homolog, translating into MSFAPFHIRQKMYIQLQFQPVSTDGILFYTAQYLNSRSGDFICLSLANGSVQLRYNLGDQTIILQSLQKVHTRSFWHVIKAGRVGNEGYLELDGINVTKKATSGMKALDTSTDFYIGGVSSLSLVNPLAIENEPIGFDGCVREILINNRELKLTETGAKSGSNVGDCDGTLCGYKVCKNRGKCVAQDSNFSCKCSPHWMGKRCEESIYCRNNMCLHQSHCIPVQPASYICICPLGWVGRYCENETSFLTAKFVGNSYIKYIDPNYKKRDLQFTTVSLNFSTTETEGLILWMGKAEHEENDFLAIGFHNQTLNVIVNLGESISVPLINSSALLCYKQWHHVRVVQNQTFIKVYFDGDLIIFEDIDPTKSYTALNYDGVSYLGGFEFGRGVKMVTQGLFNQDFIGKIKDVVFFQDPQKTELIKSEGYNIHNGDE; encoded by the exons ATGTCATTCGCTCCCTTTCATATTCGACAAAAGATGTATATTCAGTTACAGTTTCAGCCTGTTTCTACAGATGGCATCCTGTTTTATACAGCACAGTACCTTAACAGTCGGTCAG GTGATTTTATATGTCTGTCACTGGCTAACGGTTCTGTTCAGCTACGTTACAACCTTGGGGACCAAACAATAATTTTACAGTCCTTACAAAAAGTGCACACCAGAAGTTTTTGGCATGTGATTAAGGCAGGAAGAGTTGGTAACGAGGGTTACTTGGAGCTGGATGGAATCAATGTAACTAAAAAAGCCACTTCTGGCATGAAAGCCCTGGACACAAGTACAGACTTTTACATCGGAGGAGTATCATCATTAAGCCTTGTCAACCCTTTGGCCATAGAGAATGAACCTATTGGGTTTGATGGTTGTGTTCGAGAAATTCTTATAAATAATAGGGAATTAAAATTAACTGAGACAGGTGCTAAAAGTGGTTCCAATGTAGGTGATTGTGATGGAACTCTCTGTGGGTATAAGGTGTGTAAGAATAGAGGAAAATGTGTAGCACAAGACTCCAACTTCTCTTGCAAATGCTCACCACACTGGATGGGAAAGAGATGTGAAGAATCAATATACTGTAGGAATAATATGTGTCTTCATCAGTCTCACTGTATACCTGTTCAGCCTGcttcttatatttgtatatgtccATTGGGTTGGGTGGGTAGGTACTGTGAGAATGAaacctcatttcttacagcaaaattTGTTGGTAACTCTTATATTAAGTACATTGatccaaattataaaaaaagagacCTCCAGTTTACCACCGTATCTCTTAATTTTAGCACAACTGAAACAGAAGGCTTAATTTTATGGATGGGAAAAGCTGAACATGAAGAAAATGACTTCCTGGCCATTGGTTTCCACAATCAAACTCTCAACGTGATAGTTAACTTGGGAGAATCAATCTCTGTGCCCTTAATAAACAGCAGTGCTCTCTTATGTTATAAACAATGGCATCATGTAAGGGTAGTGCAAAACCAGACTTTTATCAAAGTCTACTTTGATGGTGATCTAATTATCTTTGAAGATATTGATCCAACAAAAAGTTACACTGCTTTAAATTATGATGGTGTCAGCTATTTGGGAGGTTTTGAATTTGGTCGGGGAGTAAAGATGGTTACTCAAGGACTTTTTAATCAAGATTTTATTGGCAAAATTAAAGATGTGGTATTTTTTCAAGATCCCCAAAAAACTGAACTAATTAAATCAGAGGGATACAACATCCATAATGGAGATGAATAA